The proteins below are encoded in one region of Chiloscyllium punctatum isolate Juve2018m chromosome 9, sChiPun1.3, whole genome shotgun sequence:
- the fgl1b gene encoding fibrinogen like 1B isoform X1, translating into MMLLVFLLFLDQSLAAHRALQEDEICMFEVSKLQQQLQHLQAQFLLGTWQLKHLREHNEHWTKKSPTAEKNEQGTTLPHITSHQFAYHHDCSDIYNSGKTTSGYYQIKPKSMTEPFLAYCDMSDGGGWTVIQRRSNGKVNFNRGWDDYKSGFGSFQGRKDEYWLGNEKMHQILAAGKYLVKFDLTDWNGDKRYATYEKFYISDEKDKYRLTFGAYDGNAGDALSGGLVPEFQWSASHNGMQFSTPDQDNDRYLQGSCSQETQCGWWFNRCHAANLNGKYYRHGNYTGKYDKGIIWFTWTGWWYSLKNTVMKIRPLYFFPSAGSGDYESKLG; encoded by the exons ATGATGCTACTGGTCTTTTTACTTTTCTTGGATCAAAGTTTAGCAGCTCACAGAGCTTTG CAGGAGGATGAGATATGTATGTTTGAAGTCTCCAAGCTTCAACAGCAGTTACAACATTTGCAGGCTCAGTTCCTGCTTGGAACATGGCAACTAAAGCATTTGAGGGAACATAACGAGCACTGGACAAAGAAAAGCCCAACAGCAGAAAAGAATGAACAAGGGACAACATTGCCACACATTACTTCACACCAGTTTGCATATCACCATG ATTGTTCAGATATTTACAACAGTGGCAAAACCACAAGCGGGTATTACCAAATCAAGCCAAAGTCTATGACTGAACCATTTCTGGCATACTGTGATATGTCAGATGGTGGAGGATGGACAGTTATTCAACGTCGCAGTAACGGCAAAGTGAATTTTAACAG AGGCTGGGATGATTATAAATCAGGCTTTGGATCATTTCAAGGGAGGAAGGATGAATATTGGCTCGGAAATGAAAAGATGCATCAAATTCTGGCTGCAG GAAAGTATTTAGTAAAGTTTGACCTCACAGACTGGAATGGAGATAAGAGGTATGCTACCTATGAAAAGTTTTACATCTCAGATGAAAAG GATAAATACAGGCTAACATTTGGAGCTTATGATGGGAATGCAGGGGATGCATTGTCTGGTGGCCTGGTGCCAGAGTTTCAGTGGTCAGCCTCTCACAATGGGATGCAGTTCAGTactccagaccaggataatgacAGATACCTACAGGGGAGTTGCTCACAAGAAACTCAATGTGGCTGGTGGTTTAACAG GTGTCATGCAGCCAACCTTAATGGAAAATACTATCGACACGGCAACTACACTGGAAAATATGATAAGGGAATTATCTGGTTCACCTGGACAGGCTGGTGGTACTCTTTGAAAAACACAGTCATGAAAATCAGACCACTCTACTTTTTCCCAAGTGCTGGAAGTGGAGATTATGAGAGCAAACTGGGCTAA
- the fgl1b gene encoding fibrinogen like 1B isoform X2: MMLLVFLLFLDQSLAAHRALEDEICMFEVSKLQQQLQHLQAQFLLGTWQLKHLREHNEHWTKKSPTAEKNEQGTTLPHITSHQFAYHHDCSDIYNSGKTTSGYYQIKPKSMTEPFLAYCDMSDGGGWTVIQRRSNGKVNFNRGWDDYKSGFGSFQGRKDEYWLGNEKMHQILAAGKYLVKFDLTDWNGDKRYATYEKFYISDEKDKYRLTFGAYDGNAGDALSGGLVPEFQWSASHNGMQFSTPDQDNDRYLQGSCSQETQCGWWFNRCHAANLNGKYYRHGNYTGKYDKGIIWFTWTGWWYSLKNTVMKIRPLYFFPSAGSGDYESKLG; this comes from the exons ATGATGCTACTGGTCTTTTTACTTTTCTTGGATCAAAGTTTAGCAGCTCACAGAGCTTTG GAGGATGAGATATGTATGTTTGAAGTCTCCAAGCTTCAACAGCAGTTACAACATTTGCAGGCTCAGTTCCTGCTTGGAACATGGCAACTAAAGCATTTGAGGGAACATAACGAGCACTGGACAAAGAAAAGCCCAACAGCAGAAAAGAATGAACAAGGGACAACATTGCCACACATTACTTCACACCAGTTTGCATATCACCATG ATTGTTCAGATATTTACAACAGTGGCAAAACCACAAGCGGGTATTACCAAATCAAGCCAAAGTCTATGACTGAACCATTTCTGGCATACTGTGATATGTCAGATGGTGGAGGATGGACAGTTATTCAACGTCGCAGTAACGGCAAAGTGAATTTTAACAG AGGCTGGGATGATTATAAATCAGGCTTTGGATCATTTCAAGGGAGGAAGGATGAATATTGGCTCGGAAATGAAAAGATGCATCAAATTCTGGCTGCAG GAAAGTATTTAGTAAAGTTTGACCTCACAGACTGGAATGGAGATAAGAGGTATGCTACCTATGAAAAGTTTTACATCTCAGATGAAAAG GATAAATACAGGCTAACATTTGGAGCTTATGATGGGAATGCAGGGGATGCATTGTCTGGTGGCCTGGTGCCAGAGTTTCAGTGGTCAGCCTCTCACAATGGGATGCAGTTCAGTactccagaccaggataatgacAGATACCTACAGGGGAGTTGCTCACAAGAAACTCAATGTGGCTGGTGGTTTAACAG GTGTCATGCAGCCAACCTTAATGGAAAATACTATCGACACGGCAACTACACTGGAAAATATGATAAGGGAATTATCTGGTTCACCTGGACAGGCTGGTGGTACTCTTTGAAAAACACAGTCATGAAAATCAGACCACTCTACTTTTTCCCAAGTGCTGGAAGTGGAGATTATGAGAGCAAACTGGGCTAA